In Primulina huaijiensis isolate GDHJ02 chromosome 4, ASM1229523v2, whole genome shotgun sequence, a genomic segment contains:
- the LOC140975096 gene encoding IAA-amino acid hydrolase ILR1-like 6 produces MKIPGENLPIFVLLLLSCMISGKTQQKSADHDAVSRFELVQASPKTPPVSSKNLSASPGQEKESSSPDVDRTDCSVWSRACSEEILGIAKKQGNVKWIKSIRRRIHENPELAYEEVETSRLIRQELDEMGVSYQFPVAKTGIRAAVGTGGQPFVAIRADMDALPIQEEVEWEHMSKNVGKMHACGHDAHVAMLMGAAKILKTREDQLKGTVVLLFQPAEEAGNGAKRMIQEEALKDVEAIFAAHVSHQLPTSVIGSRPGPFLAGCGFFKAVVTSEKATSGSVYDSVNPILAASAAVISLQGIVSQEMNPLDSHVVTVTFFKGGDDLDPMPNRVEFGGTLRAFSNISFSQLLTRIEEIIVAQALVFRCSATVDFFKNSNLIYPPMVNDGKMYKHLKKVVDDLVGPTNFQVVEQMMGAEDFSFFSEVIPAAFFFIGIKNETLGSVHSVHSPHFSIDEDALPIGAATHAAIAERYLHERIVSSS; encoded by the exons ATGAAGATTCCTGGTGAAAACCTTCCCATTTTCGTTCTTCTTCTGCTTTCTTGCATGATATCAGGCAAAACCCAGCAAAAATCCGCCGATCACGATGCTGTTTCGCGCTTCGAACTCGTGCAGGCGAGCCCCAAAACCCCCCCTGTAAGTTCCAAGAATCTGTCAGCTTCTCCGGGGCAGGAGAAGGAATCCTCGTCCCCGGATGTTGATCGCACGGATTGCAGCGTTTGGAGCAGGGCTTGTTCGGAAGAGATCCTGGGAATCGCGAAGAAACAGGGAAACGTGAAATGGATAAAGTCGATCCGGCGGAGGATCCATGAAAACCCTGAACTTGCCTACGAGGAAGTCGAGACCAGCCGGCTTATCCGCCAGGAACTCGATGAAATGGGCGTGAGTTACCAGTTTCCGGTGGCAAAGACCGGGATCAGGGCCGCGGTTGGCACCGGCGGGCAGCCTTTCGTGGCCATCAGGGCGGATATGGACGCTTTGCCCATTCAG GAAGAAGTTGAATGGGAGCACATGAGTAAGAACGTAGGCAAGATGCACGCGTGCGGCCACGACGCTCATGTGGCGATGCTAATGGGCGCAGCTAAGATCTTGAAGACAAGGGAAGACCAATTGAAG GGGACTGTAGTGTTGCTGTTTCAGCCGGCAGAGGAAGCTGGGAATGGAGCAAAAAGAATGATTCAAGAGGAAGCCCTTAAAGACGTTGAGGCCATATTTGCAGCGCACGTATCACATCAGCTCCCGACCTCTGTCATCGGGTCGAGACCTGGCCCTTTTCTGGCAGGTTGTGGCTTCTTCAAGGCCGTTGTTACCAGTGAAAAAGCCACTTCAGGGAGCGTCTACGACTCAGTCAACCCCATCTTAGCTGCCTCCGCTGCAGTGATCAGCCTACAGGGCATCGTGTCCCAAGAGATGAATCCATTGGACTCACAC GTGGTCACTGTAACTTTCTTCAAAGGAGGCGATGATCTTGATCCGATGCCGAACCGTGTTGAATTTGGGGGCACTTTGAGGGCTTTTTCTAATATAAGCTTCAGCCAACTTCTTACAAGAATAGAAGAG ATTATCGTAGCTCAAGCTTTGGTTTTCAGATGCTCAGCAACGGTTGACTTCTTCAAGAACTCAAACTTGATTTACCCACCTATGGTAAATGATGGCAAAATGTACAAACACTTGAAGAAAGTTGTCGATGATCTAGTAGGACCCACGAATTTCCAAGTCGTCGAGCAGATGATGGGGGCAGAGGACTTCTCATTTTTCTCGGAAGTGATTCCTGCAGCCTTCTTCTTCATCGGAATCAAGAATGAAACTCTAGGATCAGTACACTCTGTCCACTCGCCTCATTTTTCTATAGATGAAGACGCACTTCCTATAGGTGCAGCAACTCATGCTGCCATTGCTGAGAGATATCTACACGAGCGAATAGTCTCTTCATCATGA